A genomic stretch from Calonectris borealis chromosome 6, bCalBor7.hap1.2, whole genome shotgun sequence includes:
- the ITGAV gene encoding integrin alpha-V isoform X2, with the protein MIFLLVGAPKANTTQHNIVEGGQVLKCNWNSNRNCQPIVFDSTGNRDFAPDDPLEFKSHQWFGASVRSKNDKILACAPLYHWRTETKQEREPVGTCYLLAGSKSVEYAPCRSTTIDADGQGFCQGGFSIDFTKGDRVLLGGPGSFYWQGQLISDRVTEIVAKYDSKVYSTKYDDQLATRPASAAFDDSYLGYSVAVGDFNGDGIEDFVSGVPRAARTLGMVSIYNGKNMSSMFNFTGEQMAAYFGYSVAATDINADNYTDLFIGAPLFMDRGSDGKLQEVGQVSICLQRASGGFQITKLNGFEIFARFSSSIAPLGDLDQDGFNDIAVAAPYGGEDKRGLVYIYNGKANGLNAVPSQILEGQWAARTMPPSFGYSLKGATDVDKNGYPDLIVGAFGVDTAVLYRARPVIRVNAALEVNPTILNPENKACSLSDVKVSCFKVKFCLKADGKGKLPNSLNFQVELLLDKLKQKGAIRRALFLHSKQPSHSKNMTITKGGKMNCEELDAFLRDESEFRDKLTPITIFMEYRLDYRTAADATGLHPILNQFTPANMSRQAHILLDCGDDNVCKPKLEVSVESDQKQIYIGDDNPLTLIVSAQNQGEGAYEAELFVIVPPQADFIGVVRNNEALARLSCAFKTENQTRMVVCDLGNPMKAGTKLLAGLRFSVHQQSEMDTSVKFDLQIRSSNLYDNLSPVAFYQADLAILATVEIRGVSSPDHIFLPIANWQPKENPETEDDIGPLVQHIYELRNNGPSAFSKVMMTLQWPYKYKNYTLLYIVQYEIDGPMNCTSDMEINPLKIKISASKDDDKNETLNREDNRDHRISRRDVTAIEGDVHTLGCGTADCLKIVCQVGHLERGKSAILYLKSRLWTQTFMNKENQNHSYSLKSSASFNVIEFPYKNLSFEDIHNSTVVTTNITWGIQPQPMPVPVWVIILAVLAGLLLLAVLVFVMYRMGFFKRVRPPQEEQEREQLQPHENGEGTSEA; encoded by the exons GATATTTCTTCTGGTGGGAGCTCCAAAAGCAAACACTACCCAACACAATATTGTAGAAGGAGGCCAGGTGCTCAAATGTAACTGGAATTCAAACAGAAACTGCCAGCCGATTGTATTTGACTCCACAG gCAACAGAGATTTTGCTCCTGATGATCCGCTGGAATTTAAGTCTCATCAGTGGTTTGGAGCCTCTGTGAGATCCAAAAACGACAAAATTCTG GCCTGTGCCCCGTTGTACCACTggagaactgaaacaaaacaagagcgaGAGCCTGTAGGAACTTGTTACCTGCTTGCTGGATCTAAATCTGTGGAATATGCACCCTGCAGGTCAA CCACTATCGATGCAGATGGACAGGGATTTTGTCAAGGTGGATTTAGTATTGACTTTACAAAG ggagACAGAGTGCTACTTGGAGGACCTGGAAGTTTTTACTGGCAAG gcCAACTTATTTCTGATCGAGTGACAGAGATTGTGGCTAAATATGACTCCAAAGTCTACAGTACAAAGTATGATGACCAGTTAGCAACCAGACCTGCCAGTGCTGCTTTTGATGACAGCTACTTAG GATATTCGGTGGCTGTTGGAGACTTTAATGGTGATGGCATAGAAG ACTTTGTATCAGGAGTCCCAAGAGCAGCAAGAACTCTGGGCATG GTGTCTATTTACAATGGGAAAAACATGTCTTCCATGTTCAACTTCACTGGAGAGCAG atggCTGCCTATTTTGGGTATTCGGTGGCTGCCACAGATATCAATGCGGACAA TTATACAGATTTGTTTATTGGAGCCCCTCTTTTTATGGATCGAGGTTCTGATGGGAAACTTCAAGAGGTCGGCCAAGTTTCCATTTGCCTTCAACGAGCCTCCGGAGGGTTTCAGATCACAAAGCTGAATGGTTTTGAGATATTTGCAAGATTCAGCAGTTCTATTGCACCTCTGGGGGATCTAGATCAGGATGGCTTCAATG ATATTGCAGTTGCTGCACCATATGGTGGAGAGGACAAGAGAGGACTTGTCTATATCTACAATGGAAAAGCAAATGGTTTGAATGCAGTCCCATCTCAAATTCTTGAAGGGCAGTGGGCCGCTCGCACTATGCCACCCAGTTTTGGGTACTCGCTGAAAGGAGCCACAGATGTGGACAAAAATGGATATCCAG ACTTGATTGTTGGAGCCTTTGGTGTTGACACAGCTGTTTTGTATAG GGCTAGACCAGTTATTAGAGTGAATGCTGCCCTGGAAGTTAATCCAACTATTCTAAACccagaaaacaaagcctgttcACTGTCAGATGTAAAAGTTTCTTG ctTCAAAGTAAAGTTCTGCTTAAAAGCGGATGGCAAAGGAAAGCTCCCTAATTCACTCA ATTTCCAAGTGGAGCTGCTGTTGGATAAACTTAAGCAGAAAGGAGCTATAAGGAGAGCTCTCTTTCTCCACAGCAAACAGCCTAGCCACTCTAAGAACATGACTATTACAAAGGGGGGCAAAATGAATTGTGAAGAACTTGATGCCTTTTTGAGG GATGAATCTGAGTTTAGAGACAAACTAACTCCCATTACTATTTTTATGGAATATCGTCTGGATTACAGAACAGCTGCAGATGCAACAGGATTGCACCCTATCCTCAACCAGTTCACTCCTGCTAATATGAGCAGACAG GCACATATTCTGCTGGATTGTGGTGATGATAATGTCTGCAAACCAAAGCTGGAGGTTTCAGTAGAAAG TGATCAGAAGCAGATCTATATTGGTGATGACAATCCCTTGACACTAATTGTCAGTGCTCAGAATCAAGGGGAAGGAGCCTATGAAGCAGAACTCTTTGTCATCGTTCCGCCCCAAGCAGATTTCATCGGTGTTGTTCGTAACAACGAG GCTTTAGCAAGACTGTCATGTGCATTTAAAACAGAGAATCAAACTCGCATGGTAGTTTGTGACCTGGGAAATCCCATGAAAGCAGGAACTAAG ctatTAGCTGGCCTGCGTTTCAGCGTGCACCAGCAGTCTGAAATGGATACCTCTGTGAAGTTTGACTTGCAAATCCGAAG ttccAACCTGTATGACAATCTAAGTCCAGTAGCATTCTATCAGGCCGACCTTGCTATTTTAGCAACTGTGGAAATTAGAGG TGTGTCGTCTCCTGATCACATATTCCTTCCTATTGCAAATTGGCAGCCAAAGGAGAATCCAGAAACAGAAGATGATATTGGGCCTCTAGTTCAGCATATCTATGAG CTGAGAAACAATGGTCCAAGTGCATTCAGCAAGGTGATGATGACTCTGCAGTGGCCTTACAAATATAAAAACTACACACTGTTGTATATTGTTCAATATGAAATTGATGGTCCCATGAACTGCACTTCTGATATGGAAATCAATCCATTGAAAATTAAG ATTTCTGCTTCTAAAGATGATGATAAGAATGAAACACTTAACAGGGAAGATAATCGTGATCATCGTATCAGTCGAAGGGATGTAACTGCCATTGAAGGAGACGTGCATACTTTG GGCTGTGGAACTGCTGATTGCTTAAAGATAGTCTGTCAAGTTGGCCACCTGGAAAGGGGAAAGAGTGCAATATTGTATTTAAAATCACGCCTTTGGACCCAAACTTTCATGAAT aaagaaaatcagaaccaCTCTTATTCTCTCAAATCATCTGCTTCTTTTAATGTTATAGAGTTCCCTTATAAGAATCTTTCCTTTGAAGATATCCACAATTCTACCGTA